The following coding sequences lie in one Bacteroidota bacterium genomic window:
- a CDS encoding TrmH family RNA methyltransferase — MLNQYIKSNDLFTGHSWERFFQLHGRPVLVADHLRNPENMGALIRLADNAGASEVVFLGDSTQVNLSRVKRVAASSCNNLPWKFMETETWLNSLPSRACVVAIETTSCSVSLFDLELPDHPVFVVGNEVHGISAPVLQRASLSVHIPVPGPTRSLNVSHAAALVLFGWIQQKLQNMRQS, encoded by the coding sequence TTGCTAAATCAATACATCAAGTCGAACGATCTGTTTACGGGCCATTCCTGGGAGCGTTTCTTCCAATTGCATGGACGCCCGGTGCTGGTGGCCGACCACCTGCGTAACCCCGAAAATATGGGTGCCCTCATCCGGCTGGCCGACAATGCCGGAGCTTCGGAAGTTGTTTTCTTAGGCGACAGCACACAGGTCAACCTCTCCAGGGTGAAACGGGTAGCGGCGAGTAGCTGCAACAACCTGCCATGGAAATTCATGGAAACTGAAACCTGGCTGAACAGCCTGCCATCCCGGGCCTGTGTGGTGGCCATCGAAACAACAAGCTGTTCTGTAAGCCTGTTCGACTTAGAACTGCCTGATCATCCGGTTTTTGTGGTGGGCAACGAGGTGCATGGCATCAGCGCGCCTGTGCTGCAAAGAGCCAGCCTCAGTGTGCATATCCCTGTTCCGGGGCCTACCCGCTCGCTCAATGTAAGCCATGCCGCTGCACTTGTATTGTTCGGCTGGATACAACAGAAGCTCCAAAACATGCGCCAATCATGA
- a CDS encoding Nif3-like dinuclear metal center hexameric protein, translated as MSKLRVKDFIDLFETTAPLSFQESYDNAGLLVGSPDQEVDRVMLCLDLSEAIVAEAAQKGCNLIISHHPVIFKGLKSIGARTEVERIVVSAIRNGLSIMAMHTNLDNVYRGVNHMLAQRLGLQDLRILRPAEGALCKLVTFCPVDYAAKVRQAMFDAGAGHIGNYDSCSFNAEGAGTFRAGEGTNPFVGQHGQVHSEPELRIETILPVHLMGRVVAAMKAAHPYEEVAYDVYPLKNTFEKVGSGMVGILPEPMSELGFLQHVQQVLGTPALRHTALKGASIQKVAICGGSGAFLLPDARRAGADAFITADVKYHDFFDAGLLLVDAGHYETEQFTTQLMANIINEKFPTFAVLFPEQDYRAVHYFVKPQ; from the coding sequence ATGAGCAAATTAAGGGTTAAAGACTTTATTGACCTTTTTGAAACCACTGCTCCGCTCTCGTTTCAGGAAAGCTACGACAATGCCGGGCTTTTGGTGGGCTCACCAGATCAGGAAGTGGACAGGGTGATGCTTTGTCTGGATCTGAGCGAAGCCATTGTAGCCGAAGCAGCACAAAAAGGATGCAACCTCATCATTTCGCATCACCCTGTCATTTTCAAAGGTCTGAAAAGTATTGGTGCGCGCACCGAAGTGGAACGTATTGTGGTTTCCGCAATTCGCAACGGCCTCAGCATCATGGCCATGCACACCAATCTGGATAATGTGTACCGAGGTGTAAACCATATGCTGGCGCAACGCCTTGGTTTGCAGGATCTGCGCATCCTACGTCCGGCTGAGGGGGCATTGTGCAAGCTGGTGACATTTTGTCCGGTCGATTACGCAGCCAAGGTTCGTCAGGCCATGTTCGATGCCGGGGCCGGACATATCGGCAACTACGACAGCTGCAGTTTCAATGCCGAGGGTGCAGGTACGTTCAGGGCTGGCGAAGGCACCAATCCCTTTGTCGGACAGCATGGTCAGGTGCACTCCGAGCCGGAGCTGCGCATCGAGACTATTCTGCCGGTGCACCTTATGGGCAGGGTGGTTGCCGCCATGAAAGCCGCACACCCTTACGAAGAGGTGGCCTACGATGTTTATCCACTGAAGAACACCTTCGAAAAAGTGGGTTCGGGCATGGTTGGCATACTGCCAGAGCCAATGTCCGAGTTAGGTTTTCTGCAGCATGTGCAGCAGGTGTTGGGAACGCCTGCCCTGAGGCATACCGCCCTGAAAGGTGCAAGCATACAAAAAGTTGCCATTTGCGGAGGATCGGGAGCCTTTCTGTTGCCCGATGCGCGCAGGGCCGGAGCCGACGCTTTTATTACAGCAGATGTCAAATACCACGATTTCTTCGATGCCGGATTGCTGCTCGTTGATGCCGGGCATTACGAAACCGAACAGTTTACTACTCAGCTCATGGCCAACATCATCAACGAAAAATTTCCTACCTTTGCAGTCCTGTTTCCGGAGCAGGACTACAGGGCAGTACATTACTTCGTAAAACCACAATAG
- a CDS encoding phosphatidate cytidylyltransferase, translating into MDTKLNNLVTRTIYGLLFAVIVVGSMLFSNVLFAVVMLFVVFEGSREMVRLHNSVRFNPNHRTAFYLNALAAYFLAVVVSAGLIHTKWLILSLLSLLFPYIHALFSKRQNTTAILIVHWQILIFIALPASLMVFLQQGHIPAASSGAYTLLSIILLIWINDIFAYLTGISFGKHKLFSRISPKKTWEGTIGGLLASLAAAWAIGRYIGWIAQADAIPLALIIVVSGSLGDLTESMLKRQSGIKDSGRLIPGHGGILDRFDASFFAVPAAFVYLFLTT; encoded by the coding sequence AATCGTCGTTGGCAGCATGCTGTTTTCCAATGTGTTGTTTGCCGTGGTGATGCTCTTTGTGGTGTTCGAAGGCAGCCGCGAAATGGTCAGACTGCACAACAGTGTCAGGTTCAACCCGAACCACCGCACAGCCTTTTATCTCAATGCCCTGGCCGCCTACTTTCTGGCAGTTGTAGTATCAGCCGGGCTGATACACACCAAATGGCTCATCCTGTCGCTGCTTTCGTTGTTGTTTCCTTACATTCACGCGCTTTTCAGCAAGCGGCAGAACACAACTGCTATATTAATCGTTCATTGGCAGATACTTATTTTTATTGCGCTGCCGGCCAGCCTCATGGTCTTTCTTCAGCAAGGCCATATCCCTGCCGCCTCTTCAGGCGCTTATACCTTGCTCAGCATTATCCTGCTGATCTGGATCAACGATATTTTTGCTTATCTGACCGGCATTTCTTTCGGTAAGCACAAGCTGTTCAGCCGTATCTCGCCAAAGAAAACCTGGGAGGGCACAATAGGCGGACTGCTGGCTAGCCTCGCGGCAGCATGGGCAATTGGTCGTTACATCGGCTGGATTGCACAAGCCGACGCTATCCCACTGGCACTGATCATTGTGGTCAGCGGTAGCCTGGGCGACCTCACCGAATCCATGTTGAAACGGCAGTCGGGCATCAAAGATTCCGGCAGGCTCATCCCAGGCCACGGCGGCATACTCGATCGTTTCGACGCCAGCTTTTTCGCTGTGCCCGCAGCGTTTGTCTATCTTTTCTTAACTACCTGA
- a CDS encoding noncanonical pyrimidine nucleotidase, YjjG family, which yields MIAKGLEHIFFDLDNTIWDFEASSNEAFRLMFDHFRLAAIHGLNLTDFSRIYHQHNDALWALYREGKIQKEDLRSKRFRLTLESFGIFMPGLDEQMSDFYLWHAPRIVRLEPYAIEVLEYLCPKYRLHLITNGFAEVQYTKVKEAGLEKYFEHIITSEEAGVKKPEPGIFALALQRAGAEASNSLMVGDDPEVDVEGAMAFGLNAVYYNARGRSTSIRPGYEIRSLKELMSLL from the coding sequence ATGATTGCCAAGGGCCTTGAACATATATTTTTCGACCTCGACAACACCATCTGGGATTTTGAGGCCAGCTCCAACGAGGCTTTCCGGCTGATGTTTGATCATTTTCGTCTGGCAGCCATACATGGCCTGAACCTTACCGATTTCAGCCGGATTTATCATCAGCACAACGATGCCCTTTGGGCGCTATATCGCGAAGGAAAAATACAAAAGGAAGACTTGCGCAGCAAACGCTTCCGACTGACGCTGGAGAGCTTTGGGATATTCATGCCAGGGCTTGATGAGCAGATGTCCGATTTTTATCTGTGGCATGCGCCCCGCATCGTACGGCTTGAGCCATATGCCATCGAAGTGTTGGAGTACCTCTGTCCGAAATACAGACTTCACCTGATTACCAATGGGTTTGCCGAAGTGCAGTACACCAAGGTCAAGGAAGCCGGCCTGGAAAAATATTTTGAACACATCATCACCTCCGAAGAGGCCGGCGTCAAGAAGCCTGAACCCGGGATATTCGCCCTGGCATTGCAGCGGGCCGGGGCAGAGGCCAGCAACAGCCTGATGGTAGGCGACGATCCGGAAGTGGATGTGGAAGGTGCCATGGCGTTTGGGCTCAATGCGGTGTATTACAATGCCCGGGGTCGAAGCACCTCCATCAGGCCGGGATATGAAATCAGAAGCCTGAAGGAATTGATGAGCCTGCTGTGA
- a CDS encoding phosphatidylserine decarboxylase family protein — MHIHREGFKIIFTTALFLFAVNALMWMTLPETGIFHYIILFISLATLVWAVSFFRVPHRQIIEADDAIVASADGTVVAVEEVQETEYFNDKRIQVSVFMSPFNVHVNWFPCDGTVSYVKYHPGKFLIANHPKSSTLNERNTIVVRDTKGREVLVRQIAGMLARRIICFVEPGDKATLGGEFGLIRFGSRVDFLVPADAKVNVKIGDKVRANRTIIAWFS, encoded by the coding sequence ATGCACATTCACCGCGAAGGATTTAAAATCATTTTCACCACTGCCTTATTCCTTTTTGCAGTCAATGCTTTGATGTGGATGACCCTTCCTGAAACGGGGATCTTCCATTACATTATCCTGTTCATTTCGCTGGCCACTTTGGTCTGGGCTGTGAGTTTTTTCAGGGTTCCGCACCGGCAGATCATTGAAGCTGATGATGCCATTGTGGCTTCAGCCGACGGAACGGTAGTGGCCGTTGAAGAGGTTCAGGAAACTGAATATTTCAACGACAAACGCATACAGGTTTCGGTGTTTATGTCGCCTTTCAATGTGCATGTCAACTGGTTTCCATGCGATGGAACGGTGTCGTACGTCAAATACCATCCCGGTAAGTTTCTGATTGCCAACCATCCCAAATCGTCCACCCTGAACGAGCGGAACACCATCGTGGTGCGCGATACCAAAGGTCGTGAGGTGCTTGTCAGGCAGATTGCGGGCATGCTGGCGCGAAGGATTATTTGTTTTGTCGAACCCGGCGATAAAGCTACACTTGGTGGCGAATTCGGTTTGATCAGGTTTGGTTCCAGGGTAGATTTTCTGGTGCCAGCCGATGCAAAAGTGAATGTAAAGATTGGCGACAAAGTGCGCGCCAACCGCACCATCATCGCCTGGTTCAGTTAG